Proteins from one Enterobacter bugandensis genomic window:
- the ibpA gene encoding small heat shock chaperone IbpA produces the protein MRNFDLSPLYRSAIGFDRLFNHLENNQSQSNGYPPYNVELVDENHYRIAIAVAGFAENELEITAQDNLLVVKGSHTAEQKERTYLYQGIAERNFERKFQLAENIHVKGANLVNGLLFIELERVIPEEKKPRRIEIN, from the coding sequence ATGCGTAACTTCGATCTTTCTCCGCTATACCGTTCTGCAATTGGTTTTGACCGCCTGTTTAACCATTTAGAAAATAACCAAAGCCAGAGCAACGGCTACCCTCCATACAATGTTGAGCTGGTTGACGAAAACCACTACCGCATCGCCATTGCCGTCGCCGGTTTTGCAGAAAACGAGCTGGAAATCACCGCGCAGGACAACCTGCTGGTGGTGAAAGGTTCCCATACGGCCGAGCAGAAAGAACGTACCTACCTTTACCAGGGCATCGCCGAGCGCAACTTTGAACGCAAGTTCCAGTTAGCCGAGAACATTCACGTTAAAGGCGCGAACCTGGTTAACGGCCTGCTGTTTATCGAACTGGAACGCGTGATTCCGGAAGAGAAAAAACCGCGCCGTATCGAAATTAACTAA
- the ibpB gene encoding small heat shock chaperone IbpB — MRNYDLSPLLRQWIGFDKLANALQSTTEQQTFPPYNIEKSDDNHYRITLALAGFRQEDLDIQLEGARLTVKGTPEKQETETRWLHQGLVNQPFSLSFTLADHMEVSGATFTNGLLHIDLIRNVPEAIAPQRIAISERPALNS, encoded by the coding sequence ATGCGTAACTACGATTTATCCCCCCTGCTGCGTCAGTGGATTGGTTTTGACAAACTGGCTAATGCCCTGCAAAGCACCACCGAGCAACAGACATTTCCGCCGTACAACATCGAAAAAAGCGACGATAACCACTATCGCATCACCCTTGCGCTGGCCGGGTTCCGCCAGGAAGATCTGGATATCCAGCTCGAAGGCGCGCGCCTGACCGTGAAGGGTACGCCGGAAAAACAAGAGACCGAAACCCGGTGGCTGCATCAGGGTCTGGTTAATCAGCCGTTTAGCCTGAGCTTTACCCTGGCAGACCATATGGAAGTGTCCGGTGCGACGTTTACCAACGGGCTGCTGCATATCGATCTTATCCGTAACGTGCCGGAAGCCATCGCGCCGCAGCGTATCGCCATTAGCGAGCGGCCGGCGTTGAACAGCTAA
- a CDS encoding putative transporter, giving the protein MSDIALTVSVLALAAVVGLWIGNIKIRGVGFGIGGVLFGGIFVGHFADKLGLVLSADMLHFIQEFGLILFVYTIGIQVGPGFFASLRVSGLRLNLFALGIVVMGGLVTAILHKIFAIPLPVVLGIFSGAVTNTPALGAGQQILRDLGIEPGIVDQMGMSYAMAYPFGICGILLSMWLVRVLFRVNVDKEAKDHETTLTNGHMPIKTINIRVDNPNLNNMAIQDVPILNSANIICSRLKRDDVLMVPAPGTMIQQGDLLHLVGQPGDLNNARLVIGQEVDTSLSTRGTDMRVERVVVTNEHVLGKKIRDLQVKERYDVVISRLNRAGVELVASPEASLQFGDILNLVGRPSSIDAVADMVGNAQQKLQQVQMLPVFIGIGLGVLLGSIPLYVPGFPVALKLGLAGGPLIMALILGRIGCIGKLYWFMPPSANLALRELGIVLFLAVVGLKSGGDFIDTLVKGEGMSWVGYGIFITAIPLLTVAILARMFAKMNYLTLCGMLAGSMTDPPALAFANNLHATSGAAALSYATVYPLVMFLRIITPQLLAVLFWGMG; this is encoded by the coding sequence ATGAGTGATATCGCGTTAACCGTAAGCGTGTTGGCCCTGGCCGCGGTTGTAGGGCTATGGATTGGCAATATCAAAATCCGTGGCGTCGGGTTTGGGATTGGCGGGGTGCTGTTTGGCGGCATTTTTGTCGGGCATTTTGCTGACAAGCTCGGGCTGGTTCTCAGCGCCGATATGCTCCACTTTATTCAGGAGTTCGGCCTGATTCTCTTCGTCTACACCATCGGGATTCAGGTAGGGCCGGGCTTTTTCGCTTCCCTGCGCGTCTCCGGGCTACGGCTCAATCTGTTTGCCCTCGGCATTGTGGTGATGGGCGGGTTGGTCACCGCAATCCTGCACAAAATCTTTGCTATCCCGCTGCCCGTGGTGCTGGGCATTTTCTCCGGGGCGGTCACCAACACGCCGGCGCTCGGTGCCGGGCAGCAAATCCTTCGCGATTTGGGCATTGAACCCGGCATTGTTGACCAGATGGGGATGAGCTACGCCATGGCCTATCCGTTTGGGATTTGCGGCATTCTGCTCTCCATGTGGCTGGTCCGCGTCCTGTTTCGCGTTAACGTCGACAAAGAGGCGAAAGATCACGAAACCACGCTCACCAACGGCCACATGCCGATCAAAACCATCAACATTCGCGTCGATAACCCCAACCTGAACAATATGGCGATTCAGGACGTACCGATCCTGAACAGCGCCAATATTATCTGCTCCCGCCTTAAGCGCGACGACGTGCTGATGGTGCCTGCGCCCGGCACGATGATCCAGCAGGGTGACCTGCTACACCTGGTCGGCCAGCCGGGGGATTTAAACAACGCGCGGCTGGTGATTGGTCAGGAAGTGGATACCTCGCTTTCAACCCGCGGCACCGATATGCGCGTGGAGCGTGTTGTGGTGACCAACGAGCACGTTCTGGGCAAGAAAATACGCGATCTGCAGGTAAAAGAGCGCTACGACGTGGTCATCTCCCGCCTCAACCGTGCGGGCGTCGAACTGGTTGCCAGCCCGGAGGCCAGCCTGCAGTTCGGGGATATCCTCAACCTGGTCGGACGCCCGTCGTCCATCGATGCCGTGGCGGATATGGTAGGCAACGCCCAGCAAAAACTGCAGCAGGTGCAGATGCTGCCGGTGTTTATCGGCATCGGGCTTGGCGTGCTGCTCGGCTCTATTCCGCTGTACGTGCCGGGCTTCCCGGTGGCGCTCAAGCTCGGCCTCGCGGGCGGGCCGCTGATTATGGCGCTGATCCTCGGGCGTATCGGCTGTATCGGGAAGCTCTACTGGTTTATGCCGCCGAGCGCTAACCTGGCGCTGCGCGAGTTGGGCATCGTGCTGTTCCTGGCGGTTGTCGGGCTGAAGTCCGGCGGGGATTTTATCGATACCCTGGTCAAGGGCGAAGGGATGAGCTGGGTCGGCTACGGCATCTTTATCACGGCGATCCCGCTGCTGACGGTGGCAATCCTGGCGCGGATGTTCGCCAAAATGAACTACCTGACGCTGTGCGGCATGCTGGCGGGCTCCATGACCGACCCGCCAGCGCTCGCTTTTGCCAACAACCTGCACGCCACCAGCGGCGCGGCCGCGCTCTCCTATGCCACCGTCTACCCGCTGGTGATGTTCCTGCGCATCATCACCCCGCAGCTACTGGCGGTGCTGTTCTGGGGGATGGGCTAA
- a CDS encoding GntR family transcriptional regulator, protein MIYKSIADRLRLRLNSSDYNIGSPLPGEKALAQEFGVARMTIRKALDLLVSWGLVERRHGSGTFVSRKDVHHETTNLTGLVEVLRQQGKEVQSKVLQFEVMPAPPAIASQLRIQVDERLYFSRRVRYVDGKPLMLEDSFMPVKLFRNLSLAHLEGSKFDYIEKECGITISGNYESLTPVLADKQLAGYMNLPEQTPLLRITSLSYSDSGEFLNYSVMFRNTSDYQVDYHLRRIHPEELLAHPPEQHRQ, encoded by the coding sequence GTGATCTACAAATCAATTGCTGACAGGTTGCGGCTGCGGCTGAATTCATCGGACTACAACATCGGCAGCCCGCTGCCTGGTGAAAAAGCGCTGGCGCAGGAGTTTGGCGTGGCGCGCATGACCATCCGCAAGGCGCTGGATCTGCTGGTGAGCTGGGGGCTGGTTGAGCGCCGGCACGGCAGCGGAACGTTTGTCTCGCGCAAAGACGTTCACCACGAAACCACTAACCTGACCGGGCTGGTGGAGGTACTGCGTCAGCAGGGAAAAGAGGTGCAGAGCAAGGTGCTGCAGTTCGAAGTGATGCCCGCCCCGCCCGCCATCGCCAGCCAGCTGCGGATCCAGGTGGATGAGCGGCTCTACTTTTCACGGCGGGTGCGCTACGTGGACGGAAAGCCGCTGATGCTGGAAGACAGCTTTATGCCGGTGAAGCTGTTCCGCAACCTGTCGCTGGCGCATCTTGAGGGGTCTAAGTTTGATTACATTGAGAAGGAGTGCGGGATCACCATCAGCGGCAACTACGAGAGCCTGACGCCGGTATTGGCAGATAAACAGCTGGCCGGTTATATGAATCTGCCGGAACAGACGCCACTGCTGCGAATTACCTCTCTCTCCTACAGCGACAGCGGCGAGTTCCTCAATTATTCCGTGATGTTCCGAAATACCAGCGATTACCAGGTGGACTACCATCTGCGGCGCATCCACCCGGAAGAGCTGTTAGCCCATCCCCCAGAACAGCACCGCCAGTAG
- a CDS encoding alpha-glucoside-specific PTS transporter subunit IIBC codes for MLSQIQRFGGAMFTPVLLFPFAGIVVGIAIMLRNPLFVGEALTAPDHLFAQIVHIIEEGGWAVFRNMPLIFAVGLPIGLAKQAQGRACLAVLISFLTWNYFINAMGMTWGHFFGVDFSAEPTAGSGLAMIAGIKTLDTSIIGAIVISGIVTAIHNRYFDKPLPVFLGIFQGSSFVVILAFFVMIPCAWLTLLGWPKVQMGIESLQAFLRSAGALGVWVYTFLERILIPTGLHHFVYGPFIFGPAAVEGGIQVYWAQHLQEFSQSTLPLKTLFPEGGFALHGNAKVFGSVGIAFAIWYTASPENRVKVAGLLVPATLTAVLVGITEPLEFTFLFISPLLFAVHAVLAATMATVMYAFGVVGNMGGGLLDQFLPQNWIPMFHNHASTVFTQIGIGVCFTGIYFVIFKTLIERLNLKTPGREESEIKLYSKADYKAARGQTTAPAAASQQVGQAAGFLQALGGAANIESINNCATRLRIALVDMAKTQSDDVFKALGAHGVVRRGNGIQVIVGLHVPQVRDQLESLMKTPLTNEQTTLTEAIS; via the coding sequence ATGCTCAGTCAAATACAACGTTTTGGCGGTGCCATGTTTACCCCGGTGTTGCTGTTTCCGTTTGCCGGGATCGTGGTGGGAATCGCTATCATGCTTCGCAACCCGCTGTTTGTCGGCGAAGCCTTAACCGCCCCCGATCATCTTTTCGCGCAGATCGTTCACATCATTGAAGAGGGCGGCTGGGCGGTGTTTCGCAATATGCCGCTGATTTTTGCCGTCGGCCTGCCGATTGGGCTGGCGAAGCAGGCGCAGGGCCGCGCCTGCCTGGCGGTGCTGATTAGCTTCCTGACCTGGAACTACTTCATTAACGCGATGGGGATGACCTGGGGCCACTTCTTTGGCGTCGACTTCTCCGCCGAACCAACGGCGGGAAGCGGGCTGGCGATGATTGCCGGGATCAAAACACTCGATACCAGCATCATCGGTGCCATCGTGATCTCAGGCATCGTCACCGCCATCCACAACCGCTATTTCGACAAGCCGCTGCCGGTCTTTCTGGGGATTTTCCAGGGCAGCTCGTTTGTCGTTATCCTCGCGTTCTTCGTGATGATCCCCTGTGCCTGGCTGACGCTGCTGGGCTGGCCGAAAGTGCAGATGGGCATCGAATCCCTGCAGGCGTTCCTGCGCTCTGCCGGTGCGCTGGGCGTGTGGGTGTATACCTTCCTGGAACGCATTCTGATCCCAACGGGGCTGCACCACTTCGTCTACGGCCCGTTCATCTTCGGCCCGGCGGCGGTGGAGGGCGGTATTCAGGTCTACTGGGCGCAGCATCTGCAGGAATTCAGCCAGAGCACCCTGCCGCTGAAGACCCTCTTCCCGGAAGGTGGCTTCGCGCTGCACGGCAACGCAAAAGTGTTTGGCTCGGTCGGGATTGCCTTCGCTATCTGGTACACCGCGTCGCCAGAAAACCGCGTCAAGGTGGCGGGCCTGCTGGTTCCGGCCACGCTCACCGCCGTGCTGGTGGGCATTACCGAACCGCTTGAGTTCACCTTCCTGTTTATCTCGCCGCTGCTGTTCGCTGTGCATGCGGTGCTGGCGGCCACCATGGCGACGGTGATGTACGCCTTCGGCGTCGTGGGGAATATGGGCGGCGGCCTGCTGGACCAGTTCCTGCCGCAAAACTGGATCCCGATGTTCCATAACCACGCCTCGACGGTGTTCACCCAGATCGGCATTGGTGTCTGCTTCACCGGCATCTACTTCGTGATCTTCAAAACGCTGATTGAGCGTCTGAACCTGAAAACGCCGGGCCGGGAAGAGAGCGAAATCAAACTCTACAGCAAGGCCGACTATAAGGCGGCGCGCGGGCAAACCACCGCCCCGGCGGCGGCCAGCCAGCAGGTTGGGCAAGCCGCCGGATTCCTGCAGGCGCTTGGCGGCGCGGCCAACATCGAAAGCATCAATAACTGCGCCACCCGCCTGCGTATCGCACTGGTGGATATGGCGAAAACCCAAAGCGACGACGTCTTCAAAGCCCTGGGCGCACACGGCGTAGTGCGACGCGGCAACGGCATTCAGGTGATTGTCGGCCTGCACGTTCCTCAGGTGCGCGACCAGCTGGAATCGCTGATGAAAACTCCTTTAACAAATGAACAAACCACCCTGACAGAGGCTATATCATGA
- a CDS encoding 6-phospho-alpha-glucosidase has product MKKFSVVIAGGGSTFTPGIVLMLLANRDRFPLRALKFYDNDGARQETIAEACRIILKEQAPEIEFSYTTDPKAAFTDVDFVMAHIRVGKYPMREKDEKIPLRHGVLGQETCGPGGISYGMRSIGGVLELVDYMEQYSPNAWMLNYSNPAAIVAEATRRLRPNAKILNICDMPIGIEGRMAQIVGLKDRKEMRVRYYGLNHFGWWTSIEDLNGNDLMPKLREYVAKNGYVPPSEDAHTEASWNDTFAKAKDVQALDPDTMPNTYLKYYLFPDYVVAHSNPERTRANEVMDHREKHVFSSCRAIIEAGNSAAGELEIDEHASYIVDLATAIAFNTQERMLLIVPNNGAIHNFDADAMVEIPCLVGHNGPEPLTVGDIPHFQKGLMSQQVAVEKLVVDAWEQRSYQKLWQAITLSKTVPSASVAKAILDDLIEANKEYWPELH; this is encoded by the coding sequence ATGAAAAAATTCTCAGTTGTCATTGCAGGCGGCGGCAGCACCTTTACGCCTGGTATCGTCCTGATGCTGTTAGCCAACCGTGACCGTTTTCCGCTGCGCGCCCTGAAGTTCTATGACAACGATGGCGCGCGTCAGGAGACCATCGCCGAAGCGTGCAGAATCATCCTTAAGGAGCAGGCCCCGGAGATTGAATTCAGCTACACCACCGATCCAAAAGCGGCGTTTACCGATGTCGATTTCGTGATGGCGCACATCCGCGTGGGCAAATACCCGATGCGCGAAAAAGATGAAAAAATCCCGCTGCGCCACGGCGTGCTGGGCCAGGAAACCTGCGGACCGGGCGGTATCTCTTACGGCATGCGCTCTATCGGCGGCGTGCTGGAGCTGGTGGATTATATGGAGCAGTACTCCCCGAACGCGTGGATGCTGAACTACTCCAACCCGGCGGCGATTGTCGCAGAAGCCACGCGCCGCCTGCGTCCGAACGCTAAAATCCTCAACATCTGCGATATGCCGATTGGCATTGAAGGGCGCATGGCGCAGATTGTCGGCCTGAAAGACCGCAAAGAGATGCGCGTGCGCTACTACGGCCTGAACCACTTCGGCTGGTGGACGTCGATTGAAGACCTGAACGGCAACGATCTGATGCCGAAGCTGCGCGAATACGTGGCGAAAAACGGCTATGTTCCGCCTTCGGAAGATGCGCATACCGAAGCGAGCTGGAACGATACCTTTGCCAAAGCTAAAGACGTGCAGGCGCTGGATCCGGACACCATGCCGAATACCTACCTGAAGTATTACCTGTTCCCGGACTACGTGGTCGCGCATTCCAACCCGGAACGGACCCGCGCCAATGAAGTTATGGATCACCGTGAGAAGCATGTGTTCAGTTCCTGTCGGGCGATTATCGAAGCCGGCAACTCCGCCGCCGGTGAGCTGGAAATCGACGAACATGCGTCGTACATCGTCGATCTGGCGACTGCGATTGCCTTTAATACCCAGGAGCGGATGCTGCTGATAGTGCCAAACAACGGTGCCATCCATAACTTTGACGCCGACGCGATGGTGGAGATCCCGTGCCTGGTGGGCCATAACGGACCGGAGCCGCTTACGGTGGGCGATATTCCGCACTTCCAGAAAGGGCTGATGAGCCAGCAGGTGGCGGTGGAAAAACTGGTGGTGGATGCCTGGGAGCAGCGCTCGTACCAGAAGCTCTGGCAGGCCATTACCCTGTCGAAAACCGTGCCGAGCGCCTCCGTCGCGAAAGCGATTCTGGATGACCTGATCGAGGCCAACAAAGAGTACTGGCCAGAGCTGCATTAA
- a CDS encoding YidH family protein produces the protein MKISCLGEAPDYRFSLANERTFLAWIRTALGFLAAGVGLDQLAPDFATPLIREVLALLLCLFAGVLAIYGYLRWLRNEKAMRLKQDLPYTRGLLIISVILLAVAGVVMGLVFYGG, from the coding sequence ATGAAAATTTCCTGCCTCGGCGAAGCGCCGGACTACCGCTTCTCTCTGGCTAATGAACGCACGTTTTTAGCGTGGATCCGCACCGCGCTGGGCTTTCTGGCCGCAGGTGTCGGCCTTGACCAGCTCGCCCCCGATTTTGCCACGCCGCTGATTCGTGAAGTGCTGGCGCTGCTGCTGTGCCTGTTCGCGGGCGTGCTGGCGATTTACGGCTACCTGCGATGGCTGCGCAATGAGAAGGCGATGCGCCTGAAGCAGGATCTGCCCTATACGCGCGGGTTGCTCATCATCAGCGTGATTCTGCTGGCGGTGGCGGGTGTGGTGATGGGGCTGGTGTTCTATGGCGGATAG
- a CDS encoding DUF202 domain-containing protein, with product MADSRKARREADPGLQPERTSLAWLRTLLGYGALIALAIKHNWHRTGVPFWISIIVLALVAIILWRYTRSRNLMDVAQNDFVQPKAVRDKFLIALAVLSLSLLFAVTHIQQILSL from the coding sequence ATGGCGGATAGCCGCAAAGCGCGGCGCGAAGCGGACCCCGGCCTGCAGCCGGAGCGGACGTCACTGGCCTGGCTGCGCACGCTGCTGGGGTATGGTGCGCTGATTGCCCTGGCGATTAAGCACAACTGGCACCGAACCGGGGTGCCATTCTGGATCTCTATTATTGTGCTGGCGCTGGTGGCCATCATTTTATGGCGCTATACCCGCAGCCGTAACCTGATGGACGTGGCGCAGAACGATTTTGTACAGCCGAAAGCAGTGCGGGATAAATTCCTGATTGCGCTGGCTGTTCTCTCGCTATCGCTGCTGTTTGCGGTGACCCATATTCAGCAAATTTTGAGTTTGTAA
- the dsdA gene encoding D-serine ammonia-lyase, with translation MENATITTLTAQFPLVEDLIALKETTWLNPNTTTLEEGLPYVGLTKADVDDAHARLNRFAPYLAKAFPETAATGGIIESELVAIPAMRSRLEKESGKSIPGTLLLKKDSHLPISGSIKARGGIYEVLTHAEKLALDAGLLSVEDDYSILLEPRFKAFFSQYSIAVGSTGNLGLSIGIMSARIGFKVTVHMSADAREWKKARLRSHGVIVVEYEQDYGVAVEQGRKAAESDPNCFFIDDENSRTLFLGYAVAGERLKAQFTEQGRVVDADHPLYVYLPCGVGGGPGGVAFGLKLAFGDNVHCFFAEPTHSPCMLLGVYTGLHDEIAVQDLGIDNVTAADGLAVGRASGFVGRAMERLLDGFYTLSDRSMYDMLGWLAQEEGIRLEPSALAGMAGPLRVHSHTNITHLVWATGGGMVPEDEMAKYLAKGK, from the coding sequence ATGGAAAACGCAACTATCACCACTTTAACCGCACAGTTTCCTCTGGTTGAGGATCTGATTGCCCTGAAAGAAACCACCTGGCTTAACCCGAACACCACCACGCTTGAAGAAGGGCTGCCCTATGTCGGGCTGACCAAAGCCGACGTGGACGATGCCCATGCGCGCCTCAACCGCTTCGCGCCGTATCTGGCGAAAGCCTTCCCGGAGACGGCGGCAACGGGCGGGATTATTGAATCTGAACTGGTCGCCATTCCGGCAATGCGGTCGCGGCTGGAGAAAGAATCTGGCAAATCCATTCCCGGCACGCTGCTGCTGAAAAAAGACAGCCACCTGCCGATTTCCGGCTCGATTAAAGCGCGCGGCGGCATCTATGAAGTGCTGACCCACGCGGAAAAACTGGCGCTGGACGCCGGGTTGCTGAGCGTTGAAGACGACTACAGCATTCTGCTGGAGCCACGCTTTAAGGCCTTCTTCAGCCAGTACAGCATTGCCGTGGGCTCCACCGGCAACCTGGGGTTATCCATTGGCATAATGAGCGCACGCATCGGCTTTAAGGTGACGGTCCATATGTCCGCCGACGCCCGCGAGTGGAAGAAAGCCAGGCTGCGCAGCCACGGCGTCATCGTCGTGGAATATGAGCAGGATTACGGCGTGGCGGTGGAGCAAGGGCGCAAAGCGGCGGAAAGCGATCCGAACTGCTTCTTCATTGACGATGAGAATTCCCGCACCCTGTTCCTGGGCTATGCGGTGGCGGGCGAGCGCCTGAAAGCGCAGTTCACCGAACAGGGCCGCGTGGTGGATGCGGATCATCCCCTGTACGTCTATCTGCCGTGCGGCGTAGGCGGCGGGCCTGGCGGCGTGGCGTTTGGCCTGAAGCTGGCCTTTGGTGATAACGTGCACTGCTTCTTCGCGGAGCCAACGCACTCGCCGTGCATGCTGCTGGGCGTTTACACCGGCCTGCACGATGAAATCGCGGTGCAGGATCTGGGCATTGATAACGTGACGGCGGCGGACGGTCTGGCGGTTGGGCGCGCGTCCGGCTTCGTGGGCCGCGCGATGGAGCGCCTGCTCGACGGGTTCTATACCCTTTCCGATCGGAGCATGTACGACATGCTCGGCTGGCTGGCGCAGGAGGAAGGCATTCGGCTGGAACCGTCCGCACTGGCGGGCATGGCCGGGCCGCTGCGCGTTCATTCGCATACCAACATTACCCACCTGGTGTGGGCAACCGGCGGCGGCATGGTGCCGGAAGACGAGATGGCGAAGTATCTGGCTAAAGGGAAGTAA
- the dsdX gene encoding D-serine transporter DsdX, giving the protein MGSQVWVVATLLVSIVLIVLTIVKLKFHPFLALLLASFFVGAMMGMSPLDMVNAIESGIGGTLGFLAAVIGLGTILGKMMEVSGAAERIGITLQRCRWLSADVIMVLVGLICGITLFVEVGVVLLIPLAFSIAKKTHTSLLKLAIPLCTALMAVHCVVPPHPAALFVTNKLGADVGTVIVYGLMVGLMASLVGGPLFLKLLGNRLPFKPVPAEFSDLKVREEHTLPSLGATLFTVLLPIALMLVKTIAELNMAKDGTLYTLLEFIGNPITAMFIAVFVAYYLLGIRQHMGMGAMLTHTEHGFGSIANILLIIGAGGAFNAILKTSGLADSLAQILSNLHMHPILLAWLVALVLHAAVGSATVAMMGATAIVAPMLPLYPNVSPEIITIAIGSGAIGCTIVTDSLFWLVKQYCGATLNETFKYYTTATFIASVLALGGTFLLSFII; this is encoded by the coding sequence ATGGGATCTCAGGTCTGGGTTGTGGCAACGCTGCTGGTCAGCATTGTGTTGATTGTTTTAACCATCGTTAAGCTAAAGTTTCACCCGTTCCTCGCGCTGCTGCTGGCGAGCTTTTTCGTCGGCGCAATGATGGGAATGAGCCCGCTGGATATGGTAAACGCCATTGAGAGTGGGATTGGCGGCACGCTGGGCTTCCTGGCGGCCGTGATTGGTCTTGGGACCATTCTCGGCAAGATGATGGAGGTTTCCGGCGCGGCAGAGCGCATCGGGATTACGTTGCAGCGCTGCCGCTGGCTGTCAGCAGACGTGATTATGGTGCTGGTGGGCCTGATCTGCGGCATTACGCTGTTCGTGGAAGTGGGCGTGGTCCTGCTGATACCGCTGGCGTTTTCCATCGCCAAAAAGACCCACACGTCGCTGCTCAAGCTGGCCATTCCGCTCTGTACCGCGCTGATGGCGGTGCACTGCGTGGTGCCGCCGCATCCGGCCGCGCTGTTTGTGACCAATAAATTAGGGGCGGACGTTGGAACGGTCATTGTCTACGGTTTGATGGTCGGCCTGATGGCCTCTCTGGTCGGCGGCCCGCTGTTCCTGAAGCTGCTCGGCAATCGTCTGCCGTTTAAACCGGTTCCGGCGGAATTTTCAGACCTGAAGGTGCGGGAGGAGCATACCCTGCCGTCGCTGGGCGCCACGCTGTTTACGGTGCTGCTGCCGATTGCCCTGATGCTGGTGAAGACCATCGCTGAACTGAATATGGCAAAAGACGGCACGCTGTATACACTGCTGGAGTTTATCGGCAACCCGATCACCGCCATGTTTATCGCCGTGTTTGTCGCCTACTACCTGCTGGGCATCCGCCAGCACATGGGCATGGGCGCGATGCTGACGCACACCGAGCACGGCTTTGGCTCTATCGCCAACATTTTGCTGATTATCGGCGCGGGCGGCGCGTTCAACGCCATCCTGAAAACCAGCGGACTGGCGGACTCGCTGGCGCAAATTCTCTCGAATCTGCACATGCACCCTATCCTGCTCGCCTGGCTGGTGGCGCTGGTGCTGCATGCCGCCGTAGGCTCCGCCACGGTCGCGATGATGGGCGCCACGGCCATCGTCGCGCCGATGCTGCCGCTCTACCCGAACGTCAGCCCGGAGATCATCACCATTGCCATCGGTTCCGGCGCCATTGGCTGCACGATCGTGACCGATTCTCTCTTCTGGCTGGTGAAGCAATACTGCGGCGCGACCCTGAATGAGACCTTCAAATACTATACGACGGCGACGTTTATCGCCTCGGTGCTTGCACTTGGCGGCACATTCCTGCTTTCTTTCATTATCTGA
- the dsdC gene encoding DNA-binding transcriptional regulator DsdC, whose protein sequence is MTDANEARNRLLNGWQLSKMYTFEVAARHESFALAAEELSLSPSAVSHRINLLEEELGIQLFVRSHRKVELTQEGKRVYWTLKSSLDTLNQEILDIKNQALSGTLTVYSRPSIAQCWLVPMLGDFTRRYPSISLTVLTGNDYINMQRTGVDLALYFDDTPPNHLSHHFLMDEEILPVCSPQYAREHELLKNPDNLSHCTLLHDRQAWSNDSGTDEWLSWAQHFAVNMPPSSGIGFDRSDLAIIAAINHVGVAMGRKRLVQKRLERGELIAPFGDKTLKCHQHYYVSTLSGRQWPKIDAFIGWLRELAG, encoded by the coding sequence ATGACCGATGCAAATGAAGCCAGAAACCGGCTGCTCAACGGCTGGCAGCTGTCGAAAATGTACACCTTTGAAGTGGCGGCTCGACATGAATCCTTCGCGCTGGCGGCGGAGGAGCTGTCGCTCAGCCCCAGCGCGGTGAGCCACCGCATCAACCTGCTCGAAGAAGAGCTCGGTATTCAGCTGTTTGTCCGTTCGCACCGTAAAGTCGAGCTGACGCAGGAGGGAAAGCGCGTATACTGGACGCTAAAATCGTCCCTCGACACCCTGAATCAGGAGATCCTGGACATCAAAAACCAGGCGCTGTCCGGCACGCTGACGGTCTACTCCCGGCCGTCGATCGCTCAGTGCTGGCTGGTACCCATGCTGGGCGACTTTACCCGCCGCTATCCGTCGATTTCGCTCACCGTCCTGACCGGCAATGATTACATCAATATGCAGCGAACGGGGGTCGATCTGGCGCTCTATTTCGACGATACGCCGCCAAACCATCTGTCTCATCACTTCCTGATGGACGAAGAGATTTTGCCCGTCTGCTCGCCGCAGTATGCCCGCGAGCATGAGCTGTTGAAAAACCCGGATAACCTTAGCCACTGCACGCTGCTGCACGACCGTCAGGCCTGGAGCAATGATTCCGGTACGGATGAGTGGCTGAGCTGGGCGCAGCACTTTGCGGTGAATATGCCGCCATCGTCGGGTATTGGTTTCGATCGTTCCGACTTAGCGATTATTGCGGCCATCAACCACGTCGGCGTCGCGATGGGGAGAAAGCGGCTGGTGCAAAAACGGCTTGAACGGGGCGAACTGATCGCCCCGTTTGGTGACAAGACCCTGAAATGCCATCAGCACTACTATGTTTCGACGCTTTCGGGCCGACAGTGGCCGAAAATAGACGCCTTTATCGGCTGGCTGAGAGAACTGGCAGGTTGA